The Leptidea sinapis chromosome 15, ilLepSina1.1, whole genome shotgun sequence genome window below encodes:
- the LOC126968323 gene encoding steroidogenic acute regulatory protein-like isoform X2, giving the protein MAAIGTNEIPEDIEKHIGELENVKTEEELEKKLDKWNKFGINVASWMKYVFNKDSNQEFKAEWLSIDEYKRMADESLENAWKVLHSSTWKLEKRGSHKGDLVESTQTEQFGKVYRFTGIVDCPAKFMYAEFKDNLTRLPEWNPTILKSEMIKEIGPGVDLSYQVTAGGGRGIIAPRDFIILRRTSGVTQDGVATDGEAHCYISSGVSVAVPGYPPNREMVRGHNKVGCWCLTPKMVDTPSGKVEHTVFQWLMCCDLKGKIPQFVLDTAFATVMLDYIVHVRKFVSDSKAKGAF; this is encoded by the exons ATGGCCGCCATAGGAACGAATGAAATTCCCGAAGACATTGAGAAGCATATAGGTGAACTGGAGAACGTGAAAACGGAAGAAGAATTGGAGAAGAAGTTGGACAAATGGAACAAGTTTGGCATAAACGTAGCGAGTTGGATGAAGTATGTGTTCAATAAGGATTCGAATCAGGAGTTCAAGGCGGAATGGTTGAGC ATCGATGAGTACAAACGTATGGCGGATGAAAGCTTGGAGAACGCATGGAAAGTGCTCCATTCGAGCACGTGGAAACTGGAGAAGAGAGGGAGTCACAAGGGGGACCTGGTTGAGTCGACGCAAACTGAACAGTTCGGCAAGGTGTATAGGTTTACG GGTATTGTTGATTGTCCGGCAAAGTTCATGTATGCAGAGTTCAAGGACAACCTCACCAGGTTACCGGAATGGAATCCGACTATTTTGAAAAGTGAAATGATTAAG GAGATAGGTCCTGGAGTAGACCTCTCATACCAGGTGACAGCTGGCGGGGGAAGGGGCATCATAGCTCCTCGCGACTTCATCATACTCCGGCGGACCTCGGGCGTTACTCAGGACGGTGTTGCCACAGACGGTGAAGCGCATTGCTACATCAGCAGTGGAGTCAGTGTGGCGGTTCCAGGGTATCCACCGAACAGAGAAATGGTCAG AGGTCATAACAAGGTCGGATGTTGGTGCCTCACGCCCAAAATGGTTGACACTCCCAGCGGCAAAGTGGAACATACTGTGTTCCAATGGCTCATGTGCTGTGATCTTAAAG gtaAAATACCGCAGTTCGTTCTCGATACGGCGTTCGCAACTGTGATGTTAGACTATATAGTACACGTAAGGAAGTTCGTCTCTGACTCTAAAGCAAAGGGGGCCTTCTAG
- the LOC126968323 gene encoding steroidogenic acute regulatory protein-like isoform X3, whose translation MGQTESSYAGEICWLQIDEYKRMADESLENAWKVLHSSTWKLEKRGSHKGDLVESTQTEQFGKVYRFTGIVDCPAKFMYAEFKDNLTRLPEWNPTILKSEMIKEIGPGVDLSYQVTAGGGRGIIAPRDFIILRRTSGVTQDGVATDGEAHCYISSGVSVAVPGYPPNREMVRGHNKVGCWCLTPKMVDTPSGKVEHTVFQWLMCCDLKGKIPQFVLDTAFATVMLDYIVHVRKFVSDSKAKGAF comes from the exons ATGGGCCAGACAGAATCGAGCTACGCCGGCGAGATTTGTTGGCTGCAG ATCGATGAGTACAAACGTATGGCGGATGAAAGCTTGGAGAACGCATGGAAAGTGCTCCATTCGAGCACGTGGAAACTGGAGAAGAGAGGGAGTCACAAGGGGGACCTGGTTGAGTCGACGCAAACTGAACAGTTCGGCAAGGTGTATAGGTTTACG GGTATTGTTGATTGTCCGGCAAAGTTCATGTATGCAGAGTTCAAGGACAACCTCACCAGGTTACCGGAATGGAATCCGACTATTTTGAAAAGTGAAATGATTAAG GAGATAGGTCCTGGAGTAGACCTCTCATACCAGGTGACAGCTGGCGGGGGAAGGGGCATCATAGCTCCTCGCGACTTCATCATACTCCGGCGGACCTCGGGCGTTACTCAGGACGGTGTTGCCACAGACGGTGAAGCGCATTGCTACATCAGCAGTGGAGTCAGTGTGGCGGTTCCAGGGTATCCACCGAACAGAGAAATGGTCAG AGGTCATAACAAGGTCGGATGTTGGTGCCTCACGCCCAAAATGGTTGACACTCCCAGCGGCAAAGTGGAACATACTGTGTTCCAATGGCTCATGTGCTGTGATCTTAAAG gtaAAATACCGCAGTTCGTTCTCGATACGGCGTTCGCAACTGTGATGTTAGACTATATAGTACACGTAAGGAAGTTCGTCTCTGACTCTAAAGCAAAGGGGGCCTTCTAG